In one window of Mytilus trossulus isolate FHL-02 chromosome 7, PNRI_Mtr1.1.1.hap1, whole genome shotgun sequence DNA:
- the LOC134727046 gene encoding uncharacterized protein LOC134727046, translating into MNTSTTPPIRADILRPDSNAILISNCILFLLVLLVWIILYLKHCRQRKQDTTLKKRTSSTRQEETLSTRQEQTSLTNQSPRTSNYEQISEVIISRPFHITNETYSDTCVPE; encoded by the exons ATGAACACATCAACAACACCACCTATACGGGCTGATATATTGAGACCAG atAGCAACGCAATTTTAATTAGCAACTGCATTCTATTTTTGCTGGTACTTCTTGTATGGATCATATTATACTTAAAACATTGCAG GCAAAGAAAACAAGATACGACTCTCAAGAAACGGACATCATCCACAAGACAGGAAGAAACATTATCAACCAGACAGGAACAAACTTCTTTAACCAACCAGTCACCAAGGACATcaaattatgaacaaataagTGAAGTTATCATTTCACGTCCTTTCCATATTACAAATGAAACGTATAGTGACACATGTGTTCCTGAATGA